A genome region from Manis pentadactyla isolate mManPen7 chromosome 5, mManPen7.hap1, whole genome shotgun sequence includes the following:
- the SOD3 gene encoding extracellular superoxide dismutase [Cu-Zn], translating to MLALLCAYLLLVARASYAWTGPNVEEPGSNMAEQIHDMHAKVTEIWQELTRRRAAGEGPDAALHAACWVQPSASLDDTQPRVSGLVLFRQLAPGAKLEAFFDLEGFPAEVNSSSRAIHVHQVGDLSQGCESTGAHYNPLGVPHPQHPGDFGNFAVRDGRLWKYRANLAASLTGPHSIVGRAVVVHAGEDDLGRGGNLASVENGNAGRRLACCVVGVSGPEPWARQAQQHAERKKRRRESECKAA from the coding sequence ATGCTGGCGCTGCTGTGTGCCTACCTGCTGCTGGTGGCCCGCGCCTCGTATGCCTGGACCGGCCCGAACGTGGAAGAGCCCGGCTCCAACATGGCGGAGCAGATCCACGACATGCACGCCAAAGTGACGGAGATCTGGCAGGAGCTGACGCGGCGACGCGCGGCGGGTGAGGGCCCGGACGCCGCGCTCCACGCCGCCTGCTGGGTGCAGCCCTCCGCCTCCCTGGACGACACGCAGCCGCGGGTGTCCGGCCTGGTGCTCTTCCGGCAGCTGGCGCCCGGCGCCAAGCTCGAGGCCTTCTTCGACCTGGAGGGCTTCCCGGCCGAGGTCAACAGCTCCAGCCGCGCCATCCACGTGCACCAGGTCGGGGACCTGAGCCAGGGCTGCGAGTCCACCGGGGCGCACTACAACCCGCTGGGCGTGCCGCATCCGCAGCACCCGGGCGACTTCGGCAACTTCGCTGTGCGCGACGGCCGCCTCTGGAAGTACCGCGCCAACCTCGCCGCCTCGCTCACCGGCCCGCACTCGATCGTGGGCCGCGCCGTGGTGGTCCACGCGGGCGAGGACGACCTGGGCCGCGGCGGCAACCTGGCCAGCGTGGAGAACGGCAACGCGGGCCGCCGGCTGGCCTGCTGCGTGGTGGGTGTGAGCGGGCCGGAGCCCTGGGCGCGCCAGGCGCAGCAGCACGCCGAGCGCAAGAAGCGGCGGCGCGAGAGCGAGTGCAAGGCCGCCTGA